CCAGATCGCCGTTGTACCAGATCTCGTAGTTGTAGCTGCGATCGCTATCGGCGGCGCCTACCGCGACCAGCCCGAGGGCGCCCTTGATCGTGGCGATCTTGGACTCGCAGGCTTGTCGGGCCTTGGCCGGGCTTATGTCGGTAAAGAACAGGCTTCGCGAGGGCAGGACACTGGAGCTGCGCCAGTAACCACGCAGCGGCACATCCGCCCTGGTGAAGGCGGTCGCGGCGCCGTGGGGATCGGAAGCCAGGCGGTAGTGGCAGCGCAGTCCGGTCGTGCTCTCGCCGAAGGGCGCGGCCTGTGCGGACAGGGTCAGCGTGGCGGCAAGCGCCGCGAGCGAGACGAGGATGAGCGGGCGTCCGGTCGTGGACATGGGTAACTCCTGTGAGGGGAAAGGACGTCGGGCTGGCTGCCCGACACCTCACATATTTCCTGCCCAGCGCCCACACGACTGCCGGAGTGAGCCGACACATCGTGCAGGGTAAGTCCTGCACGATGTGTCTTCGCCTTAGGCATGGCGCCCACGACGCTTGCGACCGACGCCAGCCGCGGCGTGGGTCACTCGCCGCTGGCGCTATCCAGTCGGCTCAGGTCGTCCGTCGTCAGCTGTAGGGTCGCCGCCTTGGCCAGCTCGCTCAACTGTTCCACCGTGGTGGCGCTGGCGATGGCCGCGGCGATGGCCGGTTGGGCCATCACCCACGCCAGGGCCACCTGGGCCGGCGTGGCGCCGTGTGCCTCCGCCGTCTGGTCGAGCGCCGCCAGCACACGGTCGCCGCGGTCGGTGAGATACGTCTTGACCTTGCCGCCGCGCGCCTTGCTCTTGGCCAGGTCGGCTTCGCTGCGGTACTTGCCGCTGAGGAAGCCGCTGGCCAGCGAGTAGTAACTGATCACGCCCACGTCTTCCCTCACGCACAGCGGCTGCAGTTCCTTCTCGAAGCCCGCGCGATCCATCAGGTTGTATTCCGGCTGCAGGGATTCGTAACGCGCGAGGCCGGCGGACCGGCTGGTCTTCAGTGCGTCGTCCAGCCGTGTGGCCTCGAAATTGGACGCGCCGATGACGCGCACCTTGCCCGCCTGCACCAGGTCGTCGAACGCGCGCAGGGTCTCTTCCAGCGGCACCTTGGGATCGTCCTCGTGGGCCTGGTAGAGATCGATATGGTCGGTCTGCAGGCGGCGAAGGGAATCCTCCACGGCCTCCTTGATGTTCGTCGGCGACAGACCCGGGTAACGTTCCCACTTGGCCACCTTGGTGGCGATCAGCACCCGGTCGCGTTTGCCGGACTGTTTCAGCCAGCGCCCGATGATGGCCTCGGACTCGCCGCCCTCGTTACCTTCCACCCAGCGCGAATAGACGTCGGCCGTGTCGATGAGGTTAAGGCCGTGGTCGACGAAGGCATCCAGCAGGGCGAACGAGCGGGATGCGTCCGCGCTCCAGCCGAAAACGTTACCGCCGAACGCCAGCGGCGCAACCTGCAGGGACGAGCGTCCCAGTTGACGAAGCATCATGCGTGTCTCCGATGAGGGCGAGACACGCAGGATGGCCGATGCCAGGTCCAGACGGCGTGTGGGTCGGCAGGCGGCCCAGGCGCAGGACGAGCTCACGGTCGACGATATGGCCGTGCATGAAGGCGAGGCCGGTGAG
This DNA window, taken from Luteibacter sp. 9135, encodes the following:
- a CDS encoding aldo/keto reductase, which produces MMLRQLGRSSLQVAPLAFGGNVFGWSADASRSFALLDAFVDHGLNLIDTADVYSRWVEGNEGGESEAIIGRWLKQSGKRDRVLIATKVAKWERYPGLSPTNIKEAVEDSLRRLQTDHIDLYQAHEDDPKVPLEETLRAFDDLVQAGKVRVIGASNFEATRLDDALKTSRSAGLARYESLQPEYNLMDRAGFEKELQPLCVREDVGVISYYSLASGFLSGKYRSEADLAKSKARGGKVKTYLTDRGDRVLAALDQTAEAHGATPAQVALAWVMAQPAIAAAIASATTVEQLSELAKAATLQLTTDDLSRLDSASGE